A stretch of the Vitis vinifera cultivar Pinot Noir 40024 chromosome 16, ASM3070453v1 genome encodes the following:
- the LOC100854842 gene encoding rust resistance kinase Lr10 — translation MVVTLFLFFFMRLFAEIGGRQDGCKESRCSAHGPVIRFPFRLKHQPNQCGYPGFEISCSEEKRTMLELPYSVKLSVQKINYTSQEIWVSGRDFCKNFNLSASPFQFMSAYRSDYIIFSCSESKADPYKNLNPTHCSFLPNNLVYSVSPEASLSHLDLSSCSMIYYFSIPSWSVDLGDYSEYNVVMNWSRPSCGDCEAKGKRCRLQESNIKEPEIECVDQPPKDVSKEWTITGVILGFFLLLLVVIICYNVYTTDKSKKEHSKKLQKFLEDYRALNPSRYSYADIKKITNLFKDKLGEGGYGTIYKGKLSNEVFVAVKILNDSKENGEEFINEVRTMGRIHHINVVRLVGFCADGYKRALIYEFLPNESLEKFIFKNQSLGWQKLHDIALGIAKGIEYLHQGCDQRILHFDIKPHNILLDQNFNPKISDFGLAKLCSKEQSVVSMTAARGTMGYIAPEVLSRNFGNVSYKSDVYSFGMLLLEMVGGRKNSDAIMENTSQMYFPEWLYNHLEQNGEIHIRIEKEEDTKIAKRLSIVGLWCIQWHPIDRPSMKIVLKMLEGEDNITLPPNPFASSGPTRTNVRRRRTSLQQELIVISELE, via the exons ATGGTCGTGACTTTattcctcttcttttttatgAGATTGTTTGCAGAAATTGGAGGGAGGCAAGATGGGTGCAAGGAGTCGAGGTGCAGTGCCCATGGCCCAGTCATCCGATTTCCTTTCCGGCTAAAACACCAGCCAAACCAGTGTGGATATCCTGGGTTCGAGATCTCTTGCTCAGAAGAGAAGCGGACCATGCTAGAGCTGCCCTATTCAGTAAAACTCTCGGTGCAGAAAATAAATTACACTTCCCAGGAAATTTGGGTCTCTGGACGGGATTTTTGCAAAAACTTTAATTTATCTGCCTCTCCATTCCAGTTCATGAGTGCGTACCGATCTGACTACATAATCTTCAGTTGTTCAGAGAGCAAAGCAGATCCATATAAAAATCTTAATCCTACCCATTGCAGTTTTCTCCCCAATAACCTAGTTTACAGTGTGAGTCCCGAGGCTAGTCTCAGTCACTTGGACTTATCCTCGTGCTCCATGATCTACTATTTTTCAATCCCATCTTGGTCTGTAGACCTTGGGGACTATAGTGAATATAATGTTGTCATGAATTGGTCAAGACCATCGTGTGGAGACTGcgaagcaaaaggaaagagaTGCAGATTGCAGGAGAGTAATATCAAGGAACCTGAAATCGAATGTGTGGATCAACCACCAAAAG ATGTATCAAAAGAGTGGACGATTACAG GAGTAATTCTtggtttctttcttctcttgcTAGTAGTCATTATTTGCTATAATGTCTATACCACTGATAAATCAAAAAAAGAGCACAGCAAAAAGCTTCAAAAGTTTTTGGAAGATTATAGAGCTCTCAACCCATCAAGGTACTCCTATGCCGATATTAAGAAGATAACAAATCTGTTCAAGGATAAATTGGGTGAAGGAGGTTATGGAACCATTTATAAAGGAAAACTTtcaaatgaagtttttgttgcAGTAAAAATCCTTAATGATTCCAAAGAAAATGGTGAAGAGTTTATTAATGAAGTAAGAACAATGGGTAGAATCCATCACATTAATGTGGTTCGCTTAGTTGGATTTTGTGCTGATGGTTATAAACGAGCTTTGATTTATGAATTCTTACCAAATGAGTCTCTCGAGAAGTTTATATTTAAGAACCAATCACTTGGTTGGCAAAAGCTTCATGATATCGCTCTAGGTATAGCTAAAGGAATTGAATATCTTCACCAAGGTTGTGATCAACGAATCCTTCATTTTGATATTAAACCTCATAATATTTTGCTAGATCAAAATTTTAACCCCAAAATCTCTGATTTTGGTTTAGCAAAATTATGTTCTAAGGAACAAAGTGTTGTTTCTATGACAGCAGCAAGGGGGACCATGGGCTATATTGCACCAGAAGTGTTGTCTAGGAATTTTGGAAATGTATCCTATAAATcagatgtttatagttttggaatgttgttaCTTGAAATGGTAGGAGGAAGGAAGAATAGTGATGCTATAATGGAGAACACTAGCCAAATGTATTTTCCAGAATGGCTCTATAATCATTTAGAACAGAATGGAGAGATACATATCCGAATTGAGAAAGAGGAAGACACTAAAATAGCAAAAAGGCTAAGCATTGTGGGTCTTTGGTGCATTCAATGGCACCCAATAGATCGCCCTTCCATGAAAATTGTGCTAAAAATGTTGGAAGGAGAAGACAATATAACCCTGCCTCCCAATCCTTTTGCCTCTTCAGGTCCAACTAGAACAAATGTTAGACGACGAAGAACATCTCTCCAACAAGAGTTGATAGTTATTTCGGAGTtagagtaa